In Phlebotomus papatasi isolate M1 chromosome 1, Ppap_2.1, whole genome shotgun sequence, the following proteins share a genomic window:
- the LOC129810019 gene encoding uncharacterized protein LOC129810019 isoform X1, with product MLLLWTIILVFPLVNFIESAPTTAATKILTDKTKHNQRNGEYLRDEKMIKDLQQQHWSSFQDQSDQEGKFSVSDTRFRRSPQSQDILSVLLRNDHPDCPQYKDRFSPKCRQKLPKVGSLSPKHISGLRMWKSVNLSGLREGALFAEEPNYLLVRREISDIPGNFGKATKAQCILSNELSQHLQYNIFADTLRDPFIPPRGRKKSNYNMLLKRNSLESNLFDNTDLFMPQRGKKSGHSKMANFDDIIPTDELFFPNRGKKVFQENFWDKRGFPLDLQEQTLFYPNRGKKSIHATKREAAPDTESLLEAKAKIKKESSSLADDLLSQDLFFPNRGKKRIVDVLIDTPEGGAHKPLDLHNRELLNNFSENHDTFYSDRGRQRFPADTLMTGDFSRTNEPRLNGFSNYFINSGYPDNDADFLDYYNNMLDDNQ from the exons ATGTTGTTACTATGGACAATCATCCTTGTTTTTCCATTGGTTAACTTCATTGAATCAGCACCAACGACCGCAGCTACGAAAATTTTAACTGATAAGACGAAACATAACCAGAGAAATGGGGAATATCTCAGAGACGAGAAGATGATAAAGGATCTTCAACAGCAACATTGGAGCAGTTTTCAAGACCAAAGCGATCAAGAGGGGAAGTTTTCAGTGTCTGACACGAGATTTAGGAGGAGTCCACAGTCTCAGGATATCCTGAGTGTCCTCTTGAGAAATGATCATCCAGATTGCCCTCAGTATAAGGACAG ATTTTCCCCAAAATGCCGCCAAAAGCTGCCTAAAGTAGGATCCCTATCACCAAAGCATATTTCCGGGCTGAGAATGTGGAAGAGTGTAAACCTGTCGGGATTGCGTGAGGGTGCATTGTTTGCTGAAGAACCGAATTATTTATTGGTTCGTCGTGAGATTTCAGATATTCCTGGAAATTTTGGTAAAGCGACCAAAGCCCAGTGCATCCTATCAAATGAACTATCGCAACATTTGCAGTATAACATTTTTGCAGACACTCTGAGAGATCCATTCATCCCACCGAGAGGTCGAAAGAAAAGTAATTACAATATGTTGCTAAAGAGGAATTCACTGGAGAGCAATCTCTTCGACAACACAGACTTATTTATGCCTCAACGTGGGAAAAAGAGTGGGCACAGTAAGATGGCGAATTTTGATGATATCATCCCAACCGATGAGCTGTTTTTTCCCAATCGTGGCAAGAAGGtgtttcaggaaaatttctggGACAAACGAGGATTCCCACTTGATCTCCAGGAGCAGACCCTATTCTATCCCAACCGAGGAAAGAAGTCTATTCATGCCACCAAGAGAGAAGCTGCACCAGACACTGAAAGTCTTCTCGAGGCTAAGGCAAAGATCAAGAAGGAATCCTCAAGTCTGGCTGATGATCTCCTGTCACAGGATCTCTTCTTTCCAAATCGCGGCAAGAAGAGGATTGTTGACGTGCTCATTGACACTCCCGAGGGTGGTGCTCATAAACCACTCGATCTGCACAATCGAGAgctattgaataatttttctgagaatcaCGACACTTTCTATTCAGATCGTGGGCGTCAGAGATTTCCAGCAGATACACTCATGACTGGTGACTTCAGCCGTACCAACGAG
- the LOC129810019 gene encoding uncharacterized protein LOC129810019 isoform X2, with the protein MLLLWTIILVFPLVNFIESAPTTAATKILTDKTKHNQRNGEYLRDEKMIKDLQQQHWSSFQDQSDQEGKFSVSDTRFRRSPQSQDILSVLLRNDHPDCPQYKDRFSPKCRQKLPKVGSLSPKHISGLRMWKSVNLSGLREGALFAEEPNYLLVRREISDIPGNFDTLRDPFIPPRGRKKSNYNMLLKRNSLESNLFDNTDLFMPQRGKKSGHSKMANFDDIIPTDELFFPNRGKKVFQENFWDKRGFPLDLQEQTLFYPNRGKKSIHATKREAAPDTESLLEAKAKIKKESSSLADDLLSQDLFFPNRGKKRIVDVLIDTPEGGAHKPLDLHNRELLNNFSENHDTFYSDRGRQRFPADTLMTGDFSRTNEPRLNGFSNYFINSGYPDNDADFLDYYNNMLDDNQ; encoded by the exons ATGTTGTTACTATGGACAATCATCCTTGTTTTTCCATTGGTTAACTTCATTGAATCAGCACCAACGACCGCAGCTACGAAAATTTTAACTGATAAGACGAAACATAACCAGAGAAATGGGGAATATCTCAGAGACGAGAAGATGATAAAGGATCTTCAACAGCAACATTGGAGCAGTTTTCAAGACCAAAGCGATCAAGAGGGGAAGTTTTCAGTGTCTGACACGAGATTTAGGAGGAGTCCACAGTCTCAGGATATCCTGAGTGTCCTCTTGAGAAATGATCATCCAGATTGCCCTCAGTATAAGGACAG ATTTTCCCCAAAATGCCGCCAAAAGCTGCCTAAAGTAGGATCCCTATCACCAAAGCATATTTCCGGGCTGAGAATGTGGAAGAGTGTAAACCTGTCGGGATTGCGTGAGGGTGCATTGTTTGCTGAAGAACCGAATTATTTATTGGTTCGTCGTGAGATTTCAGATATTCCTGGAAATTTTG ACACTCTGAGAGATCCATTCATCCCACCGAGAGGTCGAAAGAAAAGTAATTACAATATGTTGCTAAAGAGGAATTCACTGGAGAGCAATCTCTTCGACAACACAGACTTATTTATGCCTCAACGTGGGAAAAAGAGTGGGCACAGTAAGATGGCGAATTTTGATGATATCATCCCAACCGATGAGCTGTTTTTTCCCAATCGTGGCAAGAAGGtgtttcaggaaaatttctggGACAAACGAGGATTCCCACTTGATCTCCAGGAGCAGACCCTATTCTATCCCAACCGAGGAAAGAAGTCTATTCATGCCACCAAGAGAGAAGCTGCACCAGACACTGAAAGTCTTCTCGAGGCTAAGGCAAAGATCAAGAAGGAATCCTCAAGTCTGGCTGATGATCTCCTGTCACAGGATCTCTTCTTTCCAAATCGCGGCAAGAAGAGGATTGTTGACGTGCTCATTGACACTCCCGAGGGTGGTGCTCATAAACCACTCGATCTGCACAATCGAGAgctattgaataatttttctgagaatcaCGACACTTTCTATTCAGATCGTGGGCGTCAGAGATTTCCAGCAGATACACTCATGACTGGTGACTTCAGCCGTACCAACGAG